From the genome of Culicoidibacter larvae, one region includes:
- a CDS encoding J domain-containing protein, translated as MDHLYELLGIEPTYDTAKIREAYYEKQKLIASDKSVSFSELYSAYEKLIEYAEKMAETTKESPQLATAVPQAQAVPEAVDTENQRRLAAAIQVEAQRKAAAEQAERVQRSAVPPRTATAKKLEGGSGAKAGFSLVLVFVIVAIVLAVNFFFSLPEPENTSPQPKQVSYFISE; from the coding sequence ATGGACCATTTATATGAATTGCTGGGCATTGAGCCTACTTACGATACGGCAAAAATCAGGGAAGCTTATTATGAGAAACAAAAACTCATTGCTAGCGATAAATCAGTCAGCTTTTCTGAGCTTTACAGCGCCTATGAAAAACTAATCGAATACGCAGAAAAAATGGCGGAGACGACGAAGGAGTCGCCGCAGTTAGCGACGGCTGTGCCACAGGCGCAAGCAGTGCCGGAAGCGGTTGATACCGAGAATCAGCGACGCTTGGCGGCAGCGATTCAGGTGGAAGCCCAGCGGAAAGCTGCTGCGGAGCAAGCCGAGCGAGTGCAGCGTTCAGCTGTACCGCCGCGGACGGCTACGGCAAAGAAGCTGGAAGGCGGAAGTGGTGCTAAGGCAGGGTTTAGCTTAGTGCTCGTTTTCGTAATTGTTGCTATTGTTCTGGCGGTAAACTTTTTCTTTAGTTTACCGGAACCTGAGAATACATCGCCGCAACCCAAGCAGGTTTCCTATTTTATATCAGAATAA
- the hcp gene encoding hydroxylamine reductase translates to METKMYCNQCEEALHNDACTVNGVCGKDYLLANRMDVLKEQLKVLASQQGVNMALEDKRFIMHSLFKLITNANFNRESMENEIAKAAAKTGVQIESAVYDENNDLQAVKSMIIGGLMGMSAYHAHAIQLGYEDEAIHDFTITTLAQLNDLHDLGALVALVDETGAYGVKVMALLDEANTTTYGNPEISEVNLGVQNRPGILVSGHDLHDLEALLEQSKDSGVDIYTHSEMLPAHYYPKLKKYDHLVGNYGNAWWQQREEFEKFNGPILFTTNCIVPPRKDASYIDRLFSTGDCDHPGFTRVEAVDGVKDFSPIIELAKTCAAPTELETGKIVGGFAHSQVLSLADTIIENIKDGSIKQFVVMSGCDGRKKERGYYTDFAESLPKDTIILTSGCAKYRYNKLNLGDINGIPRVLDAGQCNDSYSLAVIALKLKEVFELADINELPITYNIAWYEQKAVIVLLALLHLGVKNIKVGPTLPSYLTPAVAEFLINNYNISGMSTVEADLEYFGLN, encoded by the coding sequence ATGGAAACTAAAATGTATTGTAACCAATGCGAGGAAGCATTGCACAATGACGCTTGTACTGTAAATGGCGTATGTGGAAAAGACTATCTTTTAGCAAATCGTATGGATGTGCTAAAAGAACAATTGAAGGTACTGGCAAGTCAGCAAGGCGTAAACATGGCATTGGAAGATAAGCGCTTTATCATGCACAGTTTATTTAAGTTAATTACTAATGCAAACTTTAATCGCGAATCTATGGAAAATGAAATTGCTAAAGCAGCAGCTAAAACCGGAGTTCAGATTGAATCAGCGGTTTACGATGAAAACAATGATTTACAAGCTGTAAAATCAATGATTATCGGCGGACTGATGGGAATGAGCGCATATCATGCGCATGCAATTCAATTAGGGTATGAAGACGAAGCGATTCATGATTTTACAATCACAACTTTAGCTCAATTGAATGATTTGCATGATTTAGGTGCACTGGTAGCATTAGTTGATGAAACCGGAGCGTATGGAGTAAAAGTTATGGCTTTATTGGATGAGGCAAATACCACTACTTACGGCAATCCGGAAATCAGTGAAGTAAATTTAGGGGTACAAAACCGCCCGGGAATTCTTGTTTCAGGCCATGACTTGCATGACCTGGAAGCATTACTTGAGCAAAGCAAAGACAGTGGTGTAGACATATATACGCATAGTGAAATGTTACCGGCACATTACTATCCAAAACTTAAAAAATATGACCACTTAGTTGGTAACTACGGGAATGCTTGGTGGCAACAACGGGAAGAATTCGAAAAATTCAATGGTCCAATTTTATTTACTACCAACTGTATTGTTCCGCCTCGTAAGGACGCATCATACATCGATCGCCTATTTTCAACCGGCGACTGTGACCATCCAGGATTTACGCGCGTCGAGGCTGTCGACGGCGTAAAAGATTTTTCGCCAATCATTGAGCTTGCCAAAACATGTGCGGCACCAACCGAATTAGAAACCGGGAAAATCGTTGGTGGATTTGCACATTCACAAGTGTTGTCTTTGGCAGATACTATTATCGAAAATATTAAAGATGGCTCAATCAAACAATTCGTTGTTATGAGCGGTTGTGATGGACGTAAAAAAGAACGCGGATATTATACCGACTTCGCTGAAAGTCTACCAAAAGACACAATTATCCTGACATCTGGTTGTGCAAAATATCGTTACAACAAACTAAACTTAGGTGATATCAATGGCATTCCCCGTGTACTTGATGCCGGGCAATGTAATGACTCATATTCACTAGCAGTCATCGCCTTAAAACTAAAAGAAGTATTTGAACTAGCAGACATCAATGAATTGCCAATCACTTACAACATCGCATGGTACGAACAAAAAGCTGTTATTGTCTTACTTGCACTACTGCACTTAGGCGTGAAAAACATCAAAGTCGGGCCAACATTACCATCATACCTGACACCAGCTGTTGCAGAATTCCTGATCAACAACTACAACATCAGCGGCATGAGCACAGTTGAAGCAGACTTAGAATATTTTGGTTTAAACTAA
- a CDS encoding M23 family metallopeptidase has translation MKKFLFVIITMIMVVSVTPLDVFAFEQEQSATNTELSTANNAEDDGAISENQGTDNSEEISGNNVNKGAQRAADLTSIAQPTELNASYLFSIVQDGQFKIQADTRNGESTLNAADVSAKLINVLNGSEQSMVVGPTSKPGYINYGLNLNDWNVGEYKIQITNNQKQFKIFNSENKQSIATLGTTEKIASISQEDGELRIVISTMSADYLAGIIEYGQFRIQAETRIGSQPLSAPNVSAKLVNVNTQQETTLTPTATSMLGRINLGLNLSDWNIGEYEVKINSGNNVNWISNTINIQESFDLGTTGRVATISRVENKLHISITEHSNLTANYLFSMVQDGQFKIQADTKNESVSMTNTDVSAKLVDVNTGTEQSMIVGPTSKSGYINYGLKLADWEFGEYEVKVTNKNLTSWVMNSDNQQSVAILGNTGKIAFVNQNNGHLRITITSLSADYLFGLIEYGQLRIQADSRLGSQTLTASNVTAKLVEINTKQETTLTPTITSVAGRINYGLNLASWNIGEYEILVTTGNTSAWMTNVSNKQETIALGTTGKVATINQTNNKLRITVTEYANLNADYLFSMVQDGQFKIQADTKNETISQSANDVSAKLINVTTGTEQSMIVGATSKSGYINYGMKLADWDFGEYEVKVTNKNLTSWIMNSGNQQSVDILGNTGKIAFVNQNNGHLRITITSLSADYLFGMIEYGQLRIQADSRLGSQTLTVANVTAELVNINTREEISLTPTITSVAGRINYGLNLASWNIGEYEIRINNGKNKSWMTNSSNRNEIILLDAASNKVAITKQVDNHLRIIITNATNINASHLYTLNENNRFIIQADSTFEVEDGTQKLSSGIVSAKFVNTINNKEQDMIIGPTSKDGYINYGINAQDLVPGHYEIKLTSGTITTWITAQTNMKETFSIGNSGKLAEMNVVDGRLHIKITSLTANLVAGINENGQFKVQADTRVNETNSSTALSRDQLAAQLVNASSWADQSMSVGNTTISGYVNYGLDINALKAGEYRVLLSYSKYKVWIANPENKQSTIKLGDSGKTATIFTQSDGNLRIKITDNSSSVSWPLPGGKVTYGIGDYEDHTGVDVQGNFYGGDSIVSIISGTVIETNNSCPTTGHCSDQFGNYVIIHGKYNGKDYVIMYAHMQQYSVSVSVGQNIQSGQKIGQVGDSGLSFGYHVHVEVLKNRTTWTYYKGPGGREGIDFRREFNIWG, from the coding sequence ATGAAAAAATTTTTATTCGTCATTATCACAATGATTATGGTTGTATCAGTTACGCCTTTAGATGTATTTGCATTCGAGCAAGAACAATCGGCAACAAACACTGAATTGTCTACGGCTAATAATGCAGAAGATGATGGCGCAATTTCTGAAAATCAAGGAACTGACAATAGTGAGGAGATATCAGGTAATAATGTTAATAAAGGAGCACAACGAGCAGCTGACCTAACAAGTATTGCCCAACCAACAGAGTTAAATGCATCCTATCTGTTTAGCATAGTCCAAGATGGCCAATTTAAAATACAGGCTGATACAAGAAATGGTGAATCAACATTGAATGCAGCTGATGTAAGCGCAAAATTGATTAATGTTCTAAATGGTAGTGAACAGTCTATGGTAGTAGGACCAACAAGTAAACCTGGGTATATCAACTATGGGTTAAACCTTAATGACTGGAACGTTGGTGAGTATAAGATTCAGATAACAAATAATCAGAAACAATTTAAAATCTTTAATTCTGAAAATAAGCAAAGTATTGCTACTCTCGGTACCACAGAAAAGATAGCTTCTATTAGTCAGGAAGACGGAGAATTAAGAATTGTTATTAGTACCATGAGTGCCGATTATTTGGCTGGAATTATCGAATATGGTCAGTTTAGAATTCAAGCAGAAACTAGAATTGGAAGCCAACCGTTATCGGCACCTAATGTATCTGCAAAGCTGGTAAATGTTAATACACAACAAGAAACAACGTTAACACCAACAGCAACTTCAATGTTAGGTCGCATTAATCTTGGACTGAATCTTAGTGATTGGAATATTGGTGAATATGAAGTAAAAATTAATAGTGGTAATAATGTAAATTGGATTAGTAATACAATCAATATTCAAGAGTCTTTTGACTTAGGTACAACTGGACGAGTTGCAACTATTAGTCGAGTTGAAAATAAATTACATATAAGTATAACCGAACATAGTAATTTGACGGCTAACTATTTATTTAGTATGGTACAAGATGGTCAATTTAAGATTCAAGCAGATACTAAAAATGAGTCTGTAAGTATGACTAATACTGATGTAAGTGCGAAATTAGTTGATGTTAATACTGGAACAGAACAATCCATGATTGTTGGTCCAACATCAAAATCAGGATATATTAACTACGGACTAAAACTGGCAGACTGGGAGTTTGGTGAATATGAAGTCAAGGTGACCAATAAAAATCTTACTTCATGGGTTATGAATTCTGATAATCAGCAAAGTGTCGCTATTCTTGGAAATACCGGAAAGATTGCTTTTGTTAATCAGAACAATGGGCATTTACGTATAACCATTACCAGTCTAAGTGCTGACTATCTATTTGGCTTAATTGAGTATGGTCAACTTAGAATCCAAGCAGATTCACGGTTAGGATCGCAAACATTAACAGCATCAAATGTAACAGCAAAATTAGTTGAAATAAACACAAAACAAGAAACAACATTAACCCCAACAATAACTAGTGTTGCTGGTCGTATTAATTATGGATTGAATCTGGCAAGCTGGAATATTGGTGAGTATGAGATTCTCGTTACCACTGGTAATACTTCGGCGTGGATGACAAATGTTTCTAATAAACAGGAAACTATTGCCCTTGGAACAACCGGGAAGGTTGCGACTATTAATCAAACAAATAACAAACTTCGTATTACAGTAACTGAATATGCTAATCTAAATGCTGATTACTTATTTAGCATGGTACAAGATGGTCAATTTAAAATCCAAGCAGATACTAAAAATGAAACTATTAGTCAAAGCGCAAATGATGTATCAGCAAAATTAATAAATGTTACAACAGGAACAGAACAATCTATGATTGTTGGAGCGACCTCAAAATCAGGATACATTAATTATGGAATGAAATTGGCAGACTGGGACTTTGGTGAATATGAAGTCAAGGTGACAAATAAGAACCTTACTTCATGGATTATGAATTCTGGGAATCAACAAAGTGTCGATATCCTTGGAAATACTGGAAAGATTGCTTTTGTTAATCAGAACAATGGGCATTTACGTATAACTATTACTAGTCTGAGTGCTGATTATCTGTTTGGGATGATTGAATACGGTCAACTTAGAATCCAAGCAGACTCGCGATTAGGCTCACAAACATTAACGGTAGCAAATGTAACAGCCGAACTTGTAAATATAAATACACGAGAAGAAATTTCATTAACACCAACAATAACTAGTGTTGCTGGTCGTATTAATTATGGATTGAATCTCGCAAGCTGGAATATTGGTGAGTATGAAATCAGAATAAACAATGGTAAAAATAAATCATGGATGACCAATTCATCAAATCGAAACGAAATTATTTTACTTGATGCTGCATCAAATAAAGTTGCAATAACTAAACAAGTAGATAATCATTTGCGAATTATTATTACTAATGCAACTAATATCAATGCTAGCCATCTATATACTCTAAATGAAAATAACCGCTTTATTATTCAGGCCGATTCAACCTTTGAAGTTGAAGATGGTACACAAAAATTGTCGTCAGGTATAGTTTCAGCAAAATTTGTTAATACTATTAATAACAAGGAACAAGATATGATTATTGGTCCAACATCAAAAGATGGATATATTAATTATGGTATTAATGCTCAAGATTTAGTCCCGGGTCATTATGAGATTAAATTGACATCTGGAACAATTACCACATGGATTACTGCTCAAACCAATATGAAGGAAACATTTTCAATTGGAAATAGTGGTAAACTTGCAGAGATGAATGTAGTAGATGGAAGACTACATATAAAGATTACATCACTTACCGCTAATCTTGTAGCCGGCATAAATGAGAATGGTCAGTTTAAAGTTCAGGCTGATACTAGAGTAAATGAAACGAACAGTTCGACGGCTTTGTCTAGGGATCAACTGGCAGCACAACTTGTTAATGCATCTTCATGGGCTGATCAATCAATGTCAGTAGGAAATACCACAATATCGGGATATGTTAACTATGGGCTGGATATTAATGCTTTAAAAGCGGGAGAATACAGAGTTTTGTTGAGTTATAGTAAATACAAAGTGTGGATTGCAAATCCTGAAAATAAGCAAAGTACAATTAAGTTAGGTGATTCAGGAAAAACTGCTACTATCTTTACTCAATCCGATGGTAACTTGCGGATTAAGATTACTGACAATTCTTCTTCTGTTTCTTGGCCATTACCAGGTGGGAAGGTCACATATGGAATAGGCGATTATGAGGACCATACCGGGGTTGATGTTCAAGGGAATTTTTATGGTGGTGATTCAATAGTAAGCATCATTTCTGGTACAGTTATAGAAACGAATAATAGTTGTCCAACCACTGGTCATTGTAGTGATCAGTTTGGTAATTATGTTATTATTCATGGAAAATATAATGGAAAAGATTATGTAATTATGTATGCGCATATGCAACAATACAGTGTCTCTGTTTCTGTCGGACAAAACATCCAGTCTGGGCAAAAAATTGGACAAGTAGGAGACAGTGGTTTAAGTTTCGGTTATCACGTTCATGTAGAAGTACTAAAAAACCGAACTACATGGACATATTACAAAGGTCCAGGAGGAAGAGAAGGAATAGATTTCCGGAGAGAATTTAATATTTGGGGATAA
- a CDS encoding GNAT family N-acetyltransferase has translation MEKAEVLARLYEDELLQATNIQMVQSGYAKEVFVHSNGDVIEGLLVLSDEGNKHMAGVLASTPAALAAIAEQLRQLPFRPLLLHGRYDEIAQLLPGREIKPQVFYRYEGPIQEVTDNICRAENVAADKEKMLDLYSVLFEENVHGSMSDERLIRDLALGVYFIYSGDEVAGLARYSAKSDNYAEINTVIVDNKFRGQGLGKALLKHMINQSFAERRTPFLVTGEDNVIARKMYEGLGFEQAALYAYEFYE, from the coding sequence ATGGAGAAGGCAGAAGTATTAGCGCGATTGTATGAAGATGAGTTGCTGCAGGCAACGAATATTCAGATGGTGCAATCGGGATATGCTAAGGAAGTGTTTGTGCATAGCAATGGCGATGTTATTGAGGGTTTGTTGGTGCTCAGCGATGAGGGCAACAAGCATATGGCGGGCGTGCTGGCAAGTACGCCCGCGGCATTGGCTGCAATTGCTGAACAGCTGAGGCAGCTGCCGTTTCGGCCGCTTTTGTTGCACGGCCGGTATGATGAGATTGCGCAATTGTTGCCAGGGCGGGAGATAAAACCGCAGGTTTTTTATCGTTATGAGGGGCCGATACAAGAGGTCACGGATAATATTTGCCGGGCTGAAAATGTGGCGGCTGATAAGGAGAAGATGCTGGATTTATACAGTGTGCTTTTTGAAGAGAATGTTCATGGCAGTATGAGTGATGAGCGCTTAATTCGTGATTTAGCGTTGGGTGTTTATTTTATATATAGCGGTGATGAAGTTGCTGGTTTGGCGCGATATTCGGCTAAAAGCGATAATTATGCTGAGATTAATACTGTGATTGTTGATAATAAATTTCGTGGTCAGGGTTTAGGTAAGGCTTTACTTAAACACATGATTAATCAGAGTTTTGCTGAGCGCCGGACGCCATTCCTGGTTACTGGTGAAGATAATGTTATTGCTAGAAAAATGTATGAGGGATTAGGTTTTGAACAAGCTGCCTTGTATGCTTATGAGTTTTATGAATAG
- a CDS encoding Crp/Fnr family transcriptional regulator, producing MNYSLQLQQNALFKDINEADLKDILSSLYTKTFAKDELIYEQGNCIDELFVILNGQIEISNYDFNGNKKMVAILSENDIFAESVALANVRTTPFDITAITPLNVLVIPYTYFFETSSNQLQQNLIRILADKNTFLTHKIECISKTTIKERVFEVLRYYYHKCDSLEIELPYNKTQLSEYLCVDRSSLTREIKTMETAGYFKNDRNHYRLNPEYFR from the coding sequence ATGAATTATAGTTTGCAATTGCAGCAAAATGCCCTTTTTAAAGACATTAATGAAGCAGACTTAAAGGATATTTTAAGTTCGTTGTATACCAAAACATTTGCAAAAGATGAACTTATTTACGAGCAAGGTAACTGTATTGATGAGCTGTTTGTAATATTAAACGGCCAAATTGAGATTAGCAATTATGATTTTAACGGTAATAAGAAGATGGTGGCTATTCTCAGCGAAAATGATATTTTCGCTGAGTCTGTGGCGCTGGCAAACGTACGCACCACTCCATTTGATATTACCGCGATTACACCACTTAATGTGCTAGTTATTCCATATACATACTTTTTTGAGACCAGCAGTAATCAGTTGCAGCAAAATCTTATCCGCATTTTGGCGGATAAGAATACCTTTTTAACCCATAAGATTGAATGTATTAGCAAGACTACAATTAAGGAACGGGTTTTTGAAGTGTTGCGCTACTATTATCATAAATGTGATTCGCTTGAAATTGAGCTTCCTTACAATAAAACTCAGCTTTCAGAGTACCTATGTGTAGATCGAAGTTCATTGACGCGCGAAATTAAGACAATGGAAACTGCCGGCTACTTTAAAAATGACCGCAACCATTATCGGTTGAATCCGGAATATTTTCGCTAG
- a CDS encoding M20 metallopeptidase family protein → MDRTEQIKGLAKQFLPRIQAIRRDLHMHPELAYNEVRTSGVVKQVLDEIGIPYSSVFNTGVLGIIEGTKPAEGKLPVVLLRADMDALPIQEEVDVDFKSTVEQVMHACGHDGHTSGLLGAAMILHQLRDSFSGTVKLMFQPAEETEGGARQMIEEGILENPKVDAGFGLHLFGGAERGEVRVKAGELYGAPDEFEITIIGVGGHAAEPNKSVDPISVATQFISNTQTILTRRIDPMMPAVISFCSFHAGDGFNVIPGEATLRGTIRTLNPGVRKQIPELMEQMLKDICHANDAKYVFNYMPSYPPLINDVAMTDFAEAAITKIVGSEKVARLERANLGAEDFAYITEAIPASYYLVGIREPGGEEPIFHHAKFAWNDEVLEICAATLAQVAVDFLK, encoded by the coding sequence ATGGATAGAACCGAACAGATTAAGGGATTGGCGAAGCAATTTTTGCCGCGGATTCAGGCGATTCGCCGTGATTTACATATGCATCCGGAACTTGCTTATAATGAGGTGCGAACTTCAGGAGTTGTGAAGCAGGTTTTAGATGAGATTGGAATTCCATATAGCAGCGTTTTTAATACTGGTGTGTTGGGAATTATTGAGGGAACTAAGCCTGCTGAGGGAAAGTTACCGGTTGTTTTATTGCGTGCCGATATGGATGCATTGCCGATTCAAGAGGAAGTTGATGTTGATTTTAAGTCAACAGTTGAGCAAGTGATGCATGCGTGTGGTCACGATGGACATACGTCAGGACTCTTGGGAGCGGCAATGATTCTGCATCAATTGCGTGATAGTTTTAGCGGTACGGTGAAACTGATGTTTCAACCGGCGGAGGAAACTGAGGGCGGTGCCCGGCAGATGATTGAAGAAGGCATTTTAGAGAATCCTAAAGTTGATGCCGGATTCGGGCTGCATTTATTTGGCGGTGCTGAACGTGGTGAAGTACGTGTAAAAGCCGGTGAATTATATGGTGCGCCAGACGAGTTTGAGATTACTATTATCGGTGTTGGTGGCCATGCTGCCGAGCCGAATAAAAGTGTAGATCCGATTAGTGTGGCAACGCAGTTTATTAGTAATACGCAGACAATTCTGACGCGGCGCATCGATCCGATGATGCCGGCGGTGATTTCGTTTTGTAGTTTTCATGCTGGTGATGGATTTAATGTTATTCCCGGAGAGGCAACTTTGCGTGGGACAATCAGAACCTTGAATCCGGGTGTGCGCAAGCAGATTCCGGAACTGATGGAGCAGATGCTGAAAGACATTTGTCATGCAAATGATGCGAAGTATGTATTCAACTATATGCCATCATATCCGCCACTTATTAATGATGTTGCGATGACTGATTTTGCTGAGGCGGCAATCACAAAAATCGTTGGCAGTGAAAAAGTGGCACGCCTTGAGCGGGCAAATCTTGGTGCTGAGGATTTTGCTTATATTACTGAAGCAATTCCGGCCTCATATTATTTGGTTGGTATTAGGGAACCCGGGGGGGAAGAACCAATCTTTCATCATGCCAAGTTTGCTTGGAATGATGAAGTGTTGGAAATTTGTGCCGCAACCTTAGCACAGGTTGCAGTAGATTTTTTAAAATAA
- a CDS encoding dihydrofolate reductase family protein, with product MGKIVLNLAMSLDGYIARKNGAYDWIVGQDDTKLDTAGQLDFNRFLDEMDIIVMGKNSYVQGLAVEYAGRNIVVVANDADFEVMAGHVVYSGDEIIEKMLAEKANGKNIYLFGGGLTIDAFMKADVIDEFIIGYIPTILGEGIPLFYEGNPEIPLHLNEVYISDGTIIGCYSRR from the coding sequence ATGGGTAAAATTGTTTTGAACTTAGCAATGAGTTTGGATGGTTATATTGCGAGAAAAAATGGTGCCTACGATTGGATTGTGGGTCAGGATGATACGAAGCTGGATACGGCAGGGCAATTGGATTTTAATCGGTTTCTTGATGAAATGGATATTATTGTAATGGGTAAAAATTCGTATGTTCAAGGGTTAGCTGTCGAATATGCTGGCCGCAATATTGTAGTTGTTGCCAATGATGCTGATTTTGAAGTGATGGCCGGTCATGTCGTTTATAGCGGTGACGAAATTATTGAAAAAATGCTTGCCGAAAAAGCAAATGGCAAGAATATTTATCTATTTGGCGGCGGATTAACCATAGATGCTTTTATGAAAGCAGATGTTATTGATGAATTTATTATCGGTTATATTCCAACAATTTTGGGTGAGGGCATTCCGCTTTTTTATGAAGGTAACCCGGAGATTCCGTTGCATCTGAATGAAGTATATATTAGTGATGGAACGATAATTGGATGTTACAGTCGCCGATAA
- the celB gene encoding PTS cellobiose transporter subunit IIC yields MNAVLHFMEKHLLGPLNKIANTKFIRALMNAGLTAVPFTIVASIFLILNNLPQIIPPLKDFFEATILQYSAIYSIANTMALGSIALFYVAATGYYFTEEYRTRNNEKLNSFTGAILSIFAFLMTVVQVGFTDGKATLITDLASDKSIIFNGISMGGWITRFSGQGIFVGIIAAVLAVQIYRLCINKNFTIKMPEGVPDGVSRSFASLIPAIAIAFVMIIIITILAWLGTDIHAILAAPFGFVQNLTGSYLGVVVIMLLIHLLWAVGVHGTAIIKNTFINPILLVALTQNIDGASNVFAGDFVNMYLFIGGAGSTLGLCIMFIFMAKSQQLKTLGKTAIIPAVFNINEPIIFGAPIVYNPFLIIPFIIAPIANLTLAYFATQFGLVGKVISGIPWVSPVGLGAFLGTGGDFRAIILAILCLLLSMVIYFPFFKMYDNKLAAEETVAVNDEELVVEV; encoded by the coding sequence ATGAATGCTGTTTTACATTTTATGGAGAAACACTTACTGGGACCGCTGAATAAAATCGCTAACACCAAATTTATTCGGGCATTAATGAATGCCGGGTTAACTGCGGTTCCATTTACAATCGTGGCATCAATTTTCTTGATTTTAAATAACTTGCCACAGATTATTCCGCCGCTAAAAGATTTCTTCGAGGCAACAATTTTACAATACAGCGCCATCTATTCTATTGCTAATACTATGGCATTAGGAAGTATCGCCTTGTTTTATGTGGCGGCGACTGGGTATTACTTCACCGAAGAATACCGCACAAGAAATAATGAGAAGCTGAATAGTTTTACTGGGGCAATCCTATCAATTTTTGCCTTCTTGATGACTGTTGTTCAAGTTGGTTTCACTGATGGGAAAGCAACCTTGATTACTGATTTAGCATCAGATAAGAGTATCATTTTCAACGGTATTTCAATGGGTGGTTGGATCACTCGTTTTAGCGGTCAGGGTATTTTTGTTGGGATTATTGCCGCCGTACTTGCTGTGCAAATTTATCGGTTATGTATTAATAAGAACTTTACAATTAAAATGCCTGAGGGTGTTCCCGATGGCGTTTCTCGTTCTTTCGCATCATTGATCCCGGCAATCGCTATTGCCTTTGTGATGATTATTATCATTACGATTCTAGCTTGGTTGGGAACGGATATTCATGCGATACTTGCGGCACCATTTGGATTTGTGCAAAATTTGACCGGGTCGTACTTAGGTGTAGTCGTTATCATGTTGCTGATTCACTTATTGTGGGCTGTCGGTGTGCATGGGACGGCAATTATCAAAAATACTTTTATTAATCCAATATTGTTAGTGGCGTTGACCCAAAATATTGATGGTGCCAGTAATGTATTTGCCGGTGACTTTGTTAATATGTACTTATTTATTGGTGGTGCCGGTTCAACATTGGGATTATGTATTATGTTTATTTTCATGGCAAAATCGCAACAGTTGAAAACATTAGGGAAAACAGCAATTATTCCGGCGGTATTTAATATTAATGAACCAATTATTTTCGGGGCACCGATTGTGTATAACCCATTCTTGATTATTCCATTCATTATTGCGCCGATTGCCAATCTCACTTTAGCTTATTTCGCGACTCAATTTGGATTAGTAGGCAAAGTCATATCGGGAATTCCGTGGGTATCGCCAGTGGGACTTGGGGCCTTCCTTGGAACCGGCGGCGATTTCCGGGCAATTATTCTGGCAATACTTTGTTTATTATTATCAATGGTTATTTACTTTCCGTTCTTCAAAATGTATGATAATAAACTTGCTGCCGAAGAAACAGTTGCAGTTAATGACGAAGAACTTGTTGTTGAAGTGTAA